In one window of Camelina sativa cultivar DH55 chromosome 15, Cs, whole genome shotgun sequence DNA:
- the LOC104748203 gene encoding uncharacterized protein LOC104748203, with protein sequence MANTYPFPDNVHVTSSVTLKLNDTNYLLWKTQFESLLSSQKLIGFVNGAVNAPAQARLVVNGEVSNEVPNLQYESWFCTDQLVQSWLFGTLSEEVLGHVHNLQTSREIWLSLAENFNKSSVAREFSLRCSLQLLLKKDKSLSTYYREFKNICDSLSSIGKPVDESMKIFGFLNGLGREYDPIATVIQSSLTKLPTPTFNDVVNEVQSFDCKLQSYEDATAVTPHLAFNTEKTNPSDPQFASRGRGRGSGQNRGRGGYSTRGRGFTQHQSSSPSSGQRPVCQICGRTGHTALKCYNRFDNNYQAEAVQAFSSLRVSDGNEWHPDSGATAHVTPSTDNLHSATTYEGNDTVMVGDGNFGGLT encoded by the coding sequence ATGGCAAATACATATCCGTTTCCTGACAATGTTCATGTCACCAGTTCCGTTACTCTCAAGCTGAATGACACCAACTATCTTCTGTGGAAGACACAGTTCGAGTCACTCTTGTCCAGTCAAAAGCTTATCGGCTTTGTCAATGGAGCCGTCAATGCTCCAGCTCAGGCTCGCCTCGTCGTCAATGGTGAAGTCTCCAACGAGGTCCCAAATCTTCAGTACGAGTCGTGGTTCTGCACAGATCAACTTGTGCAGTCTTGGTTGTTTGGTACTCTGTCCGAAGAAGTCCTTGGTCATGTTCACAATCTGCAAACCTCTCGCGAGATTTGGTTGTCTCTTGcagaaaattttaacaaaagcaGTGTTGCTCGAGAGTTCTCTCTCCGTTGTAGCCTCCAGCTCCTTCTCAAGAAAGATAAGTCTCTGTCTACCTACTATCGCGAGTTCAAGAACATCTGTGACTCTCTTAGCTCCATTGGAAAGCCAGTTGACGAGTCTATgaagatttttggttttctcaatGGCTTGGGGAGAGAATATGATCCGATAGCCACAGTCATACAAAGCTCTCTGACAAAGCTTCCTACCCCAACGTTCAACGATGTGGTCAATGAAGTTCAGAGCTTTGACTGCAAGCTCCAATCCTATGAAGATGCTACTGCAGTCACTCCTCATCTTGCCTTCAACACGGAGAAGACGAACCCGTCTGACCCTCAGTTTGCTTCAAGAGGTCGTGGTCGCGGTTCTggacaaaacagaggaagggGAGGTTACTCTACAAGAGGAAGAGGTTTCACACAACACCAATCTTCCTCACCATCCTCTGGTCAGCGTCCAGTGTGTCAGATTTGCGGTCGTACTGGCCACACTGCTCTCAAGTGCTACAATCGCTTCGACAACAACTACCAAGCTGAGGCAGTTCAAGCCTTCTCGTCTCTTCGAGTCTCTGATGGCAACGAGTGGCATCCTGATTCTGGAGCAACAGCACATGTGACACCCTCGACGGACAACTTACACTCTGCAACAACCTACGAAGGTAATGACACAGTTATGGTAGGAGATGGAAACTTTGGTGGACTCACTTGA